The Myxocyprinus asiaticus isolate MX2 ecotype Aquarium Trade chromosome 26, UBuf_Myxa_2, whole genome shotgun sequence genome has a window encoding:
- the LOC127417286 gene encoding KH homology domain-containing protein 4-like — MASESPCVSSRWDQAKPRAAVLQGVVGSEVQAAHVAPVSSAAAAHSSSSVDTPDVPEPLQGGVELAAAMAAKINAMLMAKGKLKPLQPLPSKAPPAPAAPVSTDEVIVAEVDINDVPLNCRNLLTKGKTQEEIRLFSGAVISTKGLYMSDAEKSSSAAPARSLYLHVQGRSQEEVNKAVARIKELICEDVLRSSDGLQPPVMPTVPVYRHPPTAAASLSPNTRPPNTPTIPAHKPPPPHSGSFVHTKIFVGLDQSNPSFNVNERVEGPSGSYLQHIQSETGARVFLRGKGSGYIEQASRRESFEPLYLYISHPNAAGLDAAKKLCENLLQTVRADHARVMLTYPATGSTTVYPTHGYSANNSYSSQSWFSYPSNGYTSTYPPFPTASGYWSNSSGHWNNSSGLTGQSQLTSSPVQYPVCSHQPNAFLKQDEDIVSDGTDRSPSPSGSPKQHVLEEKQKTQDEASADVAVNVAEGRSYSESTLMPPPVAPIIRKRPAEESSRPLTHTDEEHLVKKVKLPDVSSSSSGLVPYGGDSSDEEEERTRFTNKNTL, encoded by the exons ATGGCGTCCGAATCACC GTGTGTGAGCAGTAGGTGGGATCAGGCCAAACCCCGAGCTGCTGTCCTGCAGGGTGTTGTGGGGAGCGAGGTCCAGGCTGCTCATGTAGCGCCGGTGTCGAGTGCAGCAGCGGCTCACAGCTCCAGCTCAGTGGACACCCCTGACGTACCGGAGCCTCTGCAGGGCGGCGTGGAGCTGGCCGCTGCGATGGCGGCGAAAATTAACGCCATGCTGATGGCTAAAGGCAAACTGAAACCACTTCAGCCACTGCCCAGTAAA GCTCCGCCCGCTCCTGCTGCTCCTGTCAGCACTGATGAGGTCATCGTTGCTGAAGTCGACATAAATGACGTGCCGCTCAACTGCAGAAATCTGCTCACCAAAGGCAAAACTCAAGAAGAG ATTCGTCTGTTCAGCGGCGCAGTCATTTCAACTAAAGGACTTTACATGAGTGATGCAGAGAAGAGTAGCAGCGCAGCCCC aGCGCGGTCGCTGTATCTTCATGTGCAGGGACGCAGTCAGGAGGAAGTCAACA AGGCCGTGGCGAGAATAAAAGAGCTGATCTGTGAGGATGTTCTGCGCTCATCAGATGGTCTGCAGCCTCCAGTGATGCCCACCGTGCCAGTGTACCGACACCCTCCCACAGCCGCCGCATCCCTCTCGCCAAACACACGACCCCCAAACACCCCCACCATACCTGCTCACAAACCACCCCCTCCACACTCAGGG AGTTTTGTGCACACTAAGATATTTGTAGGACTGGACCAATCGAATCCGTCCTTTAATGTGAATGAGCGTGTGGAGGGGCCATCGGGCTCGTACCTGCAACACATTCAGTCTGAGACGGGTGCACGTGTCTTCCTCAGAGGCAAAGGGTCAGGATACATCGAGCAGGCGTCGCGTCGGGAGTCCTTTGAGCCGCTCTATTTATACATCAG CCACCCAAATGCAGCAGGACTTGACGCAGCGAAGAAACTGTGTGAAAATCTGCTTCAGACG GTGCGTGCAGATCACGCTCGGGTGATGTTGACATATCCAGCCACTGGTTCCactacag tttacCCGACACACGGTTACTCTGCTAATAACAGCTACAGCAGCCAGTCGTGGTTCAGTTACCCATCCAACGGTTACACAAGTACTTACCCACCATTCCCCACTGCCAGTGGATACTGGAGCAACTCCAGTGGACACTGGAACAACTCCAGTGGACTGACTGGCCAATCACAGCTGACCAGCAGTCCGGTGCAGTACCCTGTGTGCTCGCATCAACCAAACGCATTCCTGAAGCAG GATGAGGACATAGTGTCAGATGGCACTGATAGAAGCCCGAGTCCTTCTGGCAGTCCAAAGCAACACGTTTTAGAAGAGAAGCAGAaaacacag GACGAGGCGTCTGCAGATGTTGCAGTAAATGTAGCAGAAGGCCGCAGCTACTCTGAGAG taCACTGATGCCTCCACCAGTAGCTCCAATCATCAGAAAGAGACCTGCAGAAGAATCCAGCAGACCcctcacacacacag ATGAGGAACATCTGGTGAAGAAGGTAAAGCTTCCAGACGTTTCCAGCAGCTCCTCTGGACTTGTTCCATATGGAGGTGATTCATCAGATGAGGAAGAGGAGCGCACGCGCTTCACCAATAAGAACAcgctctaa